In Streptomyces sp. TLI_146, the genomic stretch GGCCGTGGCGGCGAGCGTGGCGGTCGCGGCCGCAAGCCGCAGCAGGCTGTTGCTGCCGAGGCCCCCAAGGCCGAGGCCGCTGCCGCCGCTCCGGCTGAGAGCACCGGAACGGAGGCCTGACCGAAATGCTGATCCCCCGTAGGGTCAAGCACCGCAAGCAGCACCACCCCAAGCGCCGCGGTATGGCCAAGGGTGGTACGACGGTTGCGTTCGGCGAGTACGGCATCCAGGCCCTCACGCCGGCGTACGTGACCAACCGCCAGATCGAGGCGGCTCGTATCGCGATGACCCGCCACATCAAGCGTGGCGGCAAGGTCTGGATCAACATCTACCCGGACCGCCCGCTCACGAAGAAGCCTGCCGAGACCCGCATGGGTTCCGGTAAGGGTTCTCCGGAGTGGTGGATCGCGAACGTGCACCCGGGTCGGGTCATGTTCGAGCTGTCCTACCCGAACGAGAAGATTGCTCGTGAGGCGCTCACCCGCGCTGCTCACAAGCTCCCGATGAAGTGCCGCATC encodes the following:
- the rplP gene encoding 50S ribosomal protein L16; the encoded protein is MLIPRRVKHRKQHHPKRRGMAKGGTTVAFGEYGIQALTPAYVTNRQIEAARIAMTRHIKRGGKVWINIYPDRPLTKKPAETRMGSGKGSPEWWIANVHPGRVMFELSYPNEKIAREALTRAAHKLPMKCRIVRREAGEA